The Diachasmimorpha longicaudata isolate KC_UGA_2023 chromosome 14, iyDiaLong2, whole genome shotgun sequence genome includes a region encoding these proteins:
- the LOC135169045 gene encoding uncharacterized protein LOC135169045, protein MNLTGRLDGCVYGRDANGISNGRRANYLYPANLFCYARPIKAQRNRSSHLRGHQGLLNHPHCFVGHTEGQMSDVFRATRRPTTPTQSFAIVVSLICRDTVSQFDDFPHLLLQSVILQHCIIYWENEYSITALIAILLFFPSRPSSPFPRPME, encoded by the exons ATGAATTTGACTGGACGATTAGACGGATGTGTGTACGGAAGAGATGCAAATGGAATTTCGAATGGCCGCAGGGCAAACTATCTATACCCGGCCAATCTTTTTTGTTACGCCCGGCCAATCAAAGCCCAAAG aAATCGATCGAGTCACCTTCGCGGCCATCAGGGGCTCCTCAATCATCCTCACTGTTTCGTC GGACACACCGAGGGGCAAATGAGTGACGTGTTCCGGGCGACCCGACGCCCCACAACACCGACACAATCGTTCGCCATTGTGGTGTCACTTATATGTCGGGATACTG tttcccAGTTCGACGATTTTCCTCATTTGCTCTTACAGTCCGTCATCCTTCAGCATTGCATAATTTACTGGGAAAATGAGTATTCGATTACTGCATTGATCGCgattctcctttttttcccctcaaggCCCTCCTCCCCGTTCCCTCGCCCCATGGAGTAG
- the LOC135169039 gene encoding zinc finger protein Elbow, translating to MLTSANQYLRPEYLPPLQTTLDAKQSPLAMLAKTCSQIGADPPTKSLLAPLEKSTKPSKSAESRDKSSPTASVDPGKSSFKPYESCLGREKASSPQEQQRASSSHSASGRSRTPGSKRCSSNQSASSRAMTPQGRKTATPNGNDQGTRESPASRTSASGGTTIATDPVSSRGTNSPQSKSTYSPGVLSMDPTMKDIPLGSFKPTTSIPTSVATSVGYLGYPPQLPIDVMASSLVSQHHAALKSGLAGNPYLSYARMKTSTGAETLVPVCRDPYCTGCQLNSHLLGTGAKIPVSSASTPTTSCPAGCAQCDHKTSVANPYGPMGVHTTAAAAYAHAQLAALAAASQLPFVCNWIAGDTAYCGKRFSSSEELLQHLRSHTSVSANDPTAAAQALSLLSPPGLPPTHPLLSRTYPTPPLSPLATARYHPYGKPSPLLQHSLSTLGLGFPPSHPHSAAAAAAAAGLPPYFSPYSLYGGPRLGAASGMHP from the exons ATGCTGACAAGTGCAAATCAGTATCTCCGTCCGGAATACCTGCCGCCTCTGCAAACAACG TTGGATGCCAAGCAGAGCCCTCTGGCAATGTTGGCGAAGACATGCAGTCAGATTGGTGCAGATCCACCGACGAAATCTCTGTTAGCAccattggaaaaatcgacgaaaCCGTCAAAATCAGCGGAGTCACGGGATAAATCATCGCCAACAGCATCAGTTGATCCCGGCAAATCAAGTTTCAAGCCCTACGAGTCATGTTTAGGACGTGAGAAAGCATCGAGCCCTCAAGAGCAGCAGCGAGCGTCGTCTAGCCACTCGGCATCCGGCAGATCCCGAACACCCGGTAGCAAACGCTGCTCGAGCAATCAGAGCGCTTCATCAAGGGCAATGACACCCCAGGGACGCAAGACAGCCACGCCCAACGGCAATGATCAGGGAACACGAGAGTCACCAGCATCAAGGACGAGTGCGTCCGGTGGAACAACAATAGCAACGGATCCAGTGTCGTCACGAGGCACAAACAGCCCTCAATCCAAATCGACGTACAGCCCGGGTGTTCTGTCAATGGATCCAACGATGAAGGACATCCCTCTGGGGTCCTTCAAGCCAACCACTAGTATCCCTACGTCCGTAGCAACATCAGTCGGCTACCTAGGCTATCCACCGCAACTTCCAATTGATGTGATGGCAAGCTCCCTAGTCTCTCAGCATCATGCCGCCCTCAAGAGTGGTCTAGCTGGCAATCCTTACCTGAGTTACGCCAGAATGAAGACGTCAACTGGCGCTGAGACCTTAGTACCGGTTTGCCGAGATCCGTATTGCACAGGTTGCCAACTAAACTCACATTTACTAGGTACAGGAGCCAAAATACCCGTCTCATCTGCATCAACACCAACTACCTCTTGTCCAGCGGGTTGCGCCCAGTGTGATCATAAAACCAGTGTTGCCAATCCTTACGGACCAATGGGTGTACACACAACAGCAGCTGCTGCTTATGCACACGCACAACTAGCTGCACTTGCAGCTGCATCACAATTACCTTTCGTCTGCAATTGGATTGCTGGTGATACAGCGTATTGCGGAAAAAGATTCTCATCATCTGAGGAGCTACTGCAACATCTCAGGAGTCATACCAGTGTATCAGCTAATGATCCGACAGCAGCTGCACAGGCATTATCCTTATTGTCACCACCAGGATTACCACCGACCCATCCGCTGCTCTCGAGAACATATCCTACACCTCCTTTGAGCCCGCTGGCTACGGCCCGCTATCATCCTTATGGAAAACCATCACCACTTCTCCAACACTCACTGTCGACATTGGGACTTGGTTTTCCACCTTCTCATCCTCATTCAGCTGCCGCCGCTGCAGCTGCCGCGGGGCTACCACCTTATTTCTCACCTTATTCACTCTATGGCGGTCCACGTCTTGGTGCCGCGTCTGGGATGCATCCCTGA